A window of Juglans regia cultivar Chandler chromosome 7, Walnut 2.0, whole genome shotgun sequence contains these coding sequences:
- the LOC108982923 gene encoding uncharacterized membrane protein At3g27390 isoform X1: protein MDLPASRSDWLRILYVVFAFCSALCLGALKGLLVGPIAGLILVIGNVGVIIGLFPAHVAWTVYTLVKINIFDAPLKVALLVALPALFGLWLGLSIAGSVLVGVGYGFFTPWVSTFEAFRQDNESKKFLHCIVDGTWGTIKGSCTVVRDFADICYHSYPLYMKELRESPASNDLRTLRLIHIPACIIAGLMGLIVDIPLYTMIAILKSPYMLFKGWFRLVHDLISREGPFLETACIPIAGLTILLWPIVVVASILLAVFSSFFIGLYASVIVYQERSFRRGVAYVIAMVAEFDEYTNDWLYLREGTILPKPLYQKKCAAQSSEFSFRGNHVNGGKISSLSTEAPAMLMPSLAHSRSVMEAIQEVKMVQIWQSMMRYCEMRGKDLLDAGVITPADLYEWTKAKNSDESAIISVGLPCYSFLQALLCSIKANSGGLLLDGVEVTYFNRPKDKLLDWFFNPVMVLKEQIRVIKLGEDEVNFLEKAVLFGSNTQPMETWQNGSLAPQDALRAAQIRGISRRMIGMIRSISKFPTYRRRFHQIVKVLITYSLDKEHSNRSISLRSVASF from the exons ATGGATTTGCCAGCCTCTCGTAGTGACTGGTTGAGGATCCTCTATGTGGTGTTTGCGTTCTGCTCTGCCCTCTGTCTTGGTGCCCTCAAAG GTTTACTAGTGGGTCCTATTGCTGGTCTGATACTGGTAATAGGGAATGTCGGGGTAATTATTGGTTTGTTTCCTGCACATGTTGCCTGGACAGTTTACACCCTTGTAAA GATTAATATATTTGATGCACCGCTTAAAGTTGCTCTCCTGGTTGCTTTGCCAGCCTTATTCGGTTTATGGTTGGGTCTTAGCATTGCTGGGAGTGTTCTCGTGGGAGTGGGCTATGGATTCTTCACTCCCTGGGTTTCTACTTTTGAAGCATTCAGACAAGACAATGAATCCAAGAAATTCTTACATTGTATTGtg GATGGAACATGGGGAACCATTAAGGGAAGTTGTACTGTAGTCAGAGATTTTGCAGATATATGTTATCACTCATACCCACTTTACATGAAGGAGTTACGGGAATCTCCTGCTTCAAATGATCTTCGAACTCTTAG GTTAATTCACATACCTGCATGTATCATTGCCGGATTGATGGGGCTAATTGTGGACATTCCTCTTTACACCATGATTGCAATACTAAAGAGTCCATACATGTTGTTCAAGGGCTGGTTCCGACTGGTGCATGATCTAATTAGCCGTGAAGGCCCATTTCTCGAAACAGCTTGCATCCCCATTGCTGGTTTGACAATCCTTTTGTGGCCAATTGTTGTTGTTGCAAGCATCTTATTGGCCGTTTTTTCGAGCTTTTTCATTGGATTGTATGCATCAGTTATAGTATATCAG GAAAGATCTTTCCGGAGAGGTGTGGCATATGTGATTGCAATGGTTGCTGAATTCGATGAGTACACGAATGATTGGCTCTATCTTCGAGAGGGGACTATCCTTCCAAA GCCCTTGTATCAAAAGAAATGTGCTGCTCAATCATctgaattttcttttagagGAAACCATGTGAATGGAGGCAAAATAAGTTCTCTTTCTACAGAAGCACCTGCAATGCTTATGCCAAGTCTAGCTCATTCGAGATCAGTCATGGAAGCCATACAAGAAGTAAAAATGGTGCAG ATCTGGCAGAGTATGATGAGGTATTGTGAAATGAGGGGCAAGGACCTTTTGGATGCTGGTGTAATTACACCAGCAGATCTCTATGAATGGACGAAGGCAAAGAATAGTGATGAATCAGCCATTATTAGCGTTGGCTTGCCTTGTTATTCTTTCTTGCAGGCTCTTCTCTGCTCCATCAAAGCCAATTCTGGTGGTTTACTGCTTGATGGCGTTGAAGTAACCTACTTCAATAGACCAAAGGACAAATTGTTGGACTGGTTTTTTAATCCTGTAATGGTCTTAAAGGAACAGATTAGGGTCATAAAATTGGGAGAAGACGAGGTGAACTTCTTGGAGAAAGCGGTGCTATTTGGAAGTAATACACAGCCTATGGAGACATGGCAAAATGGCAGTTTGGCACCACAAGATGCTCTCAGAGCAGCTCAAATCCGGGGTATCAGTAGAAG
- the LOC108982923 gene encoding uncharacterized membrane protein At3g27390 isoform X2 encodes MLPGQFTPLINIFDAPLKVALLVALPALFGLWLGLSIAGSVLVGVGYGFFTPWVSTFEAFRQDNESKKFLHCIVDGTWGTIKGSCTVVRDFADICYHSYPLYMKELRESPASNDLRTLRLIHIPACIIAGLMGLIVDIPLYTMIAILKSPYMLFKGWFRLVHDLISREGPFLETACIPIAGLTILLWPIVVVASILLAVFSSFFIGLYASVIVYQERSFRRGVAYVIAMVAEFDEYTNDWLYLREGTILPKPLYQKKCAAQSSEFSFRGNHVNGGKISSLSTEAPAMLMPSLAHSRSVMEAIQEVKMVQIWQSMMRYCEMRGKDLLDAGVITPADLYEWTKAKNSDESAIISVGLPCYSFLQALLCSIKANSGGLLLDGVEVTYFNRPKDKLLDWFFNPVMVLKEQIRVIKLGEDEVNFLEKAVLFGSNTQPMETWQNGSLAPQDALRAAQIRGISRRMIGMIRSISKFPTYRRRFHQIVKVLITYSLDKEHSNRSISLRSVASF; translated from the exons ATGTTGCCTGGACAGTTTACACCCTT GATTAATATATTTGATGCACCGCTTAAAGTTGCTCTCCTGGTTGCTTTGCCAGCCTTATTCGGTTTATGGTTGGGTCTTAGCATTGCTGGGAGTGTTCTCGTGGGAGTGGGCTATGGATTCTTCACTCCCTGGGTTTCTACTTTTGAAGCATTCAGACAAGACAATGAATCCAAGAAATTCTTACATTGTATTGtg GATGGAACATGGGGAACCATTAAGGGAAGTTGTACTGTAGTCAGAGATTTTGCAGATATATGTTATCACTCATACCCACTTTACATGAAGGAGTTACGGGAATCTCCTGCTTCAAATGATCTTCGAACTCTTAG GTTAATTCACATACCTGCATGTATCATTGCCGGATTGATGGGGCTAATTGTGGACATTCCTCTTTACACCATGATTGCAATACTAAAGAGTCCATACATGTTGTTCAAGGGCTGGTTCCGACTGGTGCATGATCTAATTAGCCGTGAAGGCCCATTTCTCGAAACAGCTTGCATCCCCATTGCTGGTTTGACAATCCTTTTGTGGCCAATTGTTGTTGTTGCAAGCATCTTATTGGCCGTTTTTTCGAGCTTTTTCATTGGATTGTATGCATCAGTTATAGTATATCAG GAAAGATCTTTCCGGAGAGGTGTGGCATATGTGATTGCAATGGTTGCTGAATTCGATGAGTACACGAATGATTGGCTCTATCTTCGAGAGGGGACTATCCTTCCAAA GCCCTTGTATCAAAAGAAATGTGCTGCTCAATCATctgaattttcttttagagGAAACCATGTGAATGGAGGCAAAATAAGTTCTCTTTCTACAGAAGCACCTGCAATGCTTATGCCAAGTCTAGCTCATTCGAGATCAGTCATGGAAGCCATACAAGAAGTAAAAATGGTGCAG ATCTGGCAGAGTATGATGAGGTATTGTGAAATGAGGGGCAAGGACCTTTTGGATGCTGGTGTAATTACACCAGCAGATCTCTATGAATGGACGAAGGCAAAGAATAGTGATGAATCAGCCATTATTAGCGTTGGCTTGCCTTGTTATTCTTTCTTGCAGGCTCTTCTCTGCTCCATCAAAGCCAATTCTGGTGGTTTACTGCTTGATGGCGTTGAAGTAACCTACTTCAATAGACCAAAGGACAAATTGTTGGACTGGTTTTTTAATCCTGTAATGGTCTTAAAGGAACAGATTAGGGTCATAAAATTGGGAGAAGACGAGGTGAACTTCTTGGAGAAAGCGGTGCTATTTGGAAGTAATACACAGCCTATGGAGACATGGCAAAATGGCAGTTTGGCACCACAAGATGCTCTCAGAGCAGCTCAAATCCGGGGTATCAGTAGAAG